One part of the Phragmites australis chromosome 3, lpPhrAust1.1, whole genome shotgun sequence genome encodes these proteins:
- the LOC133910928 gene encoding F-box protein SNE-like gives MGGAPPVPPRPCDEQEVTELELRMQLLGGAYNINDNADLLAEILARLDGRSLAAAACVCRLWAAVARRDAVWEALCLRHVGPAPDPAPPAGPATRTVVAALGGYRRLYRFCLGPALERLGRAGALVQAQARAHHLSLSLSLSLFSIDCYERLGGAGGGGAGRQPQPPSSLLFLCKPVDVS, from the coding sequence ATGGGAGGTGCGCCACCCGTGCCGCCGCGGCCGTGTGATGAGCAGGAAGTGACGGAGCTGGAGCTGCGCATGCAGCTGCTGGGCGGCGCCTACAATATCAACGACAACGCCGACCTCCTGGCCGAGATCCTTGCGCGCCTCGACGGCCGCTcgctcgccgccgcggcctgCGTCTGCCGCCTCTGGGCGGCCGTCGCGCGCCGGGACGCCGTCTGGGAGGCGCTCTGCCTCCGCCACGTTGGCCCGGCGCCGGACCCCGCGCCGCCGGCGGGCCCCGCGACCCGCACCGTGGTCGCAGCGCTCGGAGGGTACCGCCGCCTCTACCGCTTCTGCCTCGGCCCGGCGCTGGAACGGCTCGGCCGCGCGGGGGCGCTGGTGCAGGCCCAGGCCCGGGCGCACCACCTGTCGCTGTCCCTCTCGCTGTCGCTCTTCTCCATCGACTGCTACGAGCGcctcggcggcgccggcgggggcGGCGCCGGGAGGCAACCGCAGCCGCCGTCGTCGTTGTTGTTCCTCTGCAAACCCGTGGACGTGTCGTGA